The sequence below is a genomic window from Rhodococcus sp. 4CII.
CGTTCGGCGGGAGTGTGCGGGGCCTCGAAGCCGGTGTCCGCGGGGGCGGGGTCGGGCAGCGCCGCGCGATCCAGCTTCCCGTTCCCGGTGAGCGGCACCGTTGCCACCTCGACCACGGCCGCGGGCACCAGGGGGGTGGGCAGCCGCTCCGACACGAAGCGGATCAACTGGTCGGGATCGACTGTCCGGCCGCGTGCGGGGAGCACGTACGACACGAGTGCGTCGACGCCGTCCCGCAGTGCACGCACATCGGTGGCCGCGAACTGCACGCTCGGATGGGTGCGGAGAGTCGCGTCGATCTCGCCGAGTTCGATTCGGACTCCGCGCAGTTCAACCTGGGAGTCGTTGCGGTGCAGATACTCGATCGACCCGTCCCGGTGGCGCCGTCCCACATCACCCGTCCGGTACATCCGCTCTCCGGCGGTGCCGAACGGGCAGGCGACGAAGCGTGCGGCGGTCAGCCCGGGCCGGCGGTGGTAGCCGCGGGCGACGCCCGGCCCGCACACGTACAGTTCCCCGGCGACTCCCGCCGGAACCGGGTGCAAACGCGAATCCAGTAGGAGGACCGCGGCGCCGCGAACCGGACGGCCGATGGTGACCGGGCCGCCCGCCGCCAGGGGATCGCTGATGGTCGTCATCACCGTCGTCTCGGTCGGACCGTATCCGTTGAACAGCGAGAGGTGCGTCCGCGCCGCCCAGACCACCGCGAGTTCCGGCGGGCACGGCTCGCCTCCCACCACCACCGTCCGGACGTCGCGAAGCGCACCCGGATCGACCGTCGCCAGGACCGTCGGTGTGGTGAACAGGTGACTGATCCGCTCGCCGGCCAGCAGGTCGGTGAGCGGATCGTCGCCGTAGACGGTCGGTGGTGCGATCACCATGCAGGCACCCGCGCCGAGAGCGAGCAGCATCTCCAGGACCGCGCCGTCGAAGCCGGGCGACGAACCGTGCAGGGTGCGCGAGGACGCCGTCACCGAATAGCGCTCACGCTGCTCCGCCGTGAAGTCGGCGAGGCCCGTGTGAGTCACCACGACGCCCTTCGGGGTGCCCGTCGAACCGGACGTGTAGATCACGTACGCCGGGTGGCGGGCCTCGAGGGGCTGTACACGGTCGGCATCGATGATCGGCCCCGAAGAGTAACCGTGACATTCGGTTCGGAAGTCCGGGGTGTCCAGCAGCAGCCAGTCCGTGGCGTCGGGCAGGGACTCGCGGTCCGGCGCGGTGGTCAGGCCGTGCACCGCCCCGGAATCGTTCACCAGATACGCGATCCGCGCCGTGGGGTAGCGCGGGTCGACAGGGACGAAGGCGGCACCGGTCTTCGCCACGGCCCACACGGACACCACGGACAGCGCGGAGCGGGACAGGCCGAGTGCCACGACCGTCTCCGGACCCACCCCGCGCCGCATCAGCGCACGCGCCAGCCGATTCGACTCGGCGTCGAGTTTCCGGTACGTCATGGACCGGCCGTCGGCCGTCAACGCCGGGCCGTCCGGATTTCGCTCGACGGCCGCGGACATCAGGTCGGGCAGCGTGCGTTGCGGAAGCGACGGCGCACTCGTGTGCCGGGCCGCCTGCCTCTCCTCGTCGTCGAGGAGGTCGATGTCACCGACCACGACGGGTGGAGGTGCGAGTGCAGCGCCGAGCACACGCCGGAAGCGCGCGGCGAACCCCGAGACCGTGGTGTCGTCGAACAGGTCGGTGGCGTACGTGAAGACGCACGCGAGCGGTCCGGGTCCGTTCTCGTCGACTGATTCGGTGACGGTCAGTTGCAGGTCGAATTTCGCGGTGCCCGTGTCCACCTCGACGATCCGAGCGGAGACGTCAGGCAGGTCGACCGCGACCGGTGCCGTGTTGTGGTAGGCGAATGCCAGCTGGAACAGTGGGTTCCGGCTGCGCGACCGGGCGGGCGCGACCGCCTCGACGACCTCCTCGAACGGGACGTCGGCGTGGGTGTACGCGTCGAGATCGACACCCCGCACCCGGTCGAGCACGTCGCCGAACGGGTCGCCGGACGCGACGAGGGTCCGGAGTACCAGTGTGTTGACGAACATTCCGACGAGATCGTCGAGAGCGCGGGGACCGCGACCGGCGATCGGCGTGCCGACAATGATGTCCGGGGTGCCGCTCAATCTGGCCGCGAGGACGGCGAGAGCCGCGTGGAGCACCATGAACGGAGTGGCGTCGTGGGTGCGCGCGAGTGCGCGAATCCGCCGGTGGGTCTCGGTGTCGAGACCGAATTCGATGTGGGCGCCGCGATGCGTGGCGACGGCGGGTCGCGCACGGTCGAACGGAAGCGGGAGCGTTCCGGACATCCCGGACAGCGTCCGGGTCCAGTACGCCAGGCTCTGCTGCCCGTCCCGCCGTTCGCGTTGCCACAGGGAGTAGTCGGAGTACCGGACGGGGAGGGGCGTCCACGCCGGAGTCTCGCCGCGGGCCCGCGCGCGGTACGCCGCCATCACGTCGCGGGCCAGCGGTCCCAGTGAGAACCCGTCGGCGCTGATGTGATGGACGATGAGGGCCAGCACCCACTCGTGGTCGCGCACCGCGAGAAGTTCGGTGCGCATGGGGGGTTCGGTGGTGAGGTCGAATCCCGCGGACACGAGGTCGCGCACCCGGGCGGCGGCGTCGGTCGTCCTCCGGACGGTGCAGGGCGGCACGGCGGAGGCGGCCAGAACGTGCTGGCAGGGGATCCCGTCGTGGTCGGGATAGACCGTGCGGAGGGGTTCATGACGTTCGATCACGTCGCCCACCGCCGCGCACAGTGCCGATTCGTCGAGCGTGCCGGTGAGGCGCAGCACGACGGGGATGGTGTCGGTGGCCGAGCGGCCGTCGAGGCGGTTCAGAAACCACAATCGTTGCTGCGCGAGGGAGAGCGGCACATGGGCGGCAGGGGGACGGGGGACCAGGGGCGCGCGCTCGGTCTCATGCGTTCGTGTCGCCAGATGTCCGGACAGTCCCGCGACCGTCGGGTGGTCGAACAGTTCCCGCAGTTCGAGGGTGGTCCCCAGCGCGGCTCCGACGCGGGCGACCACCTGCGCGGCGGTCAGCGAATTTCCGCCGGCAGCGAAGAAGTTGGCGTTCCTTCCGATCTGCCCGCTGCCCGTCACCTCCGCGAACACGAACGCGACGACGTCCTCGACGGGGGTGGCGGGCGGATCGGACATCACCGTCGTGGACGGGTCCGGTAGGGCCGCGCGATCCAGCTTTCCGCTCGTCGTGACGGGCAGCGCGGGAAGCGCGACGAATGTCGACGGAATCATGTGGGCCGGGAGCAGGTCTGCCAGGCGTTCGGAGATCCGGGCCTCGTCCAGGTATTCGCTCTCCGCGGCAACGAGATACGCGATCAGCCGGTCTCCGGAGTCCGGGTGCCGCTGCACGATGACCGCGGCCTGGGTCACCGCCGGGTCGGACGTCAACGCTGCCTCGATCTCGCCGGGCTCGATGCGCTGCCCGCGCAACTTGATCTGGAAGTCGGTGCGGCCGAGGTACTCGAGCCGGCCGGTGTCGTTCCACCGCACCGCGTCTCCGGTGCGGTACATCCGCCCGCCTCTTCCGTCGTAGGGGTCGGCGAGAAACCGTTCGGCCGTGAGGTCGGGACGACCGGCATATCCGCGTGCCAACGTGCCGGCGAGATACAACTCGCCCCTCGTCCCGACCGGCACCGGCCGCAGCCGGCTGTCGAGCACATACGTACGTATGTTCTGGACGGGGCGCCCCAGGGCGACGGACGAGCCGAAATCGTTGCCGTCGAACGGCTCCGACGTCGCCGCCGCCGCCTCGCACGGGCCGTACCAGTTGAACAGCGCGGCGGTGCTGTGTTCGGTGAATCGCGATGCCGTCGCGGTCGACAGCGACTCCCCTGCGGAGAACACGCGGCGCAACGTGGCCGGTGTCCGGCGCCCGCACTGCTCCACGAACGCTTCCAGCATCGAGGGCACGAAGTGGAGAGTCGTGATCGATTCCCGCTCGACGATGCGCGCCAGATAACGGGGATCGCGGTGGCCACCGGGTTCGGCGATCACCACCCGTGCACCGGTCTGCAGGGGCCAGAACAGTTCCCACGCGGAGATGTCGAAGGTGAGCGGAGTCTTGTGCAGCACCGCATCGGAACCGTCGAGCGGCGTCTGCGTCTGCGCCCAGCGGAACTGGTTCACCATCATCGCGTGTGTCACCGTGACGCCCTTGGGTCTTCCGGTGGAACCGGAAGTGAAGATGACGTACGCGGCGTTCGCCGGGTGCAGCGGTGAGTGCCGCACGGAATCGGTGACCGGCGCAGGGTCGTACCCGGACACGTCGAGCAGATCGAGATCCAGGACGGTCACGCCGTCCGGGGCGGTGTGATTTCCGGAGGTGAGCAGCAATGCGGGTGCGGCGGAGTCGACGACGAGCGCCCTGTGTGCGAACGGATGCTCGGGGTCGACCGGAACATAGGCACCGCCGGCTTTCAGCACCGCGTACAGCGCGACGAGCAGGCGAGGGGATCGGGGTATCGAGACACCGACCACGGTTTCCGGTCCGACGCCCCGCGCCACGAGGTGCCGCGCCAGTCGATTCGCCTGCGCGTCGAACTCGGCGTACGTCAACGGATCCGCCCCGAACACCATCGCCACGGCAGCGGGTGAGCGAGCGACCTGCGCATCGAACAGATCGACCAGGGTGACCCGCGGAACCGGAACGTCCGTCGCGTTCCAGGTGCGCAGAACCCTGTGCTTCTCCGCCTCGCCGAGAAGGTCGAACCTGCCCACCGCCTGATGCGGATTCCTGGCGATGTGGTCGAGGGCGCGGCCCATCCGCGCGAGCAGGGCGTTCCCGTCGTACCGGGGTGACCGGCAATTCGCCGTCAGCCGGAGGGTCCCGGCCACCGTCGCCGCGAGTGTCACGGTGTAGTGCGAGGAATCGTGTGCGCGGACCGCGTCCAGCGCGACTCCGTCCACAGTCTCCGACTGCGCGGTCCGGTCCACCGGGTACGACTCGAACGCGACGAGAGTGTCGAAGAGCGGGGCGACACCGACTGCTCGCTGGATGTCCGCGAGCCCCAGATAGTGGTGCTCGAGGAGGCGGACGTGATCGGCCTGCAGGCGGGTGAGGAGGGTGGCAGCCTCGGCGTCGGGGTCGAGCGGGATGCGCACGGGGACGGTGTTGACGAACAACCCCACCGCGCCTTCCACGCCGGCGAGTTCCGGGGGCCGGCCGGAGACGGTCGCGCCGATCACGACGTCGTCGCGGCCGGTGGTCTGCCCGAGAACAATTCCCCAGGCCGCCTGGACGGCCGTGCTCAGCGTGATTCCGAGTTCCGTCGCGCGCGCCGTCAGCGCCGCGGTGTCGTCCTCGCTCAACTCCAGCACCGCCGCGGAGGTGACGACGGTGCGCTCCTCCGGTGCGGCGGGTTCGGTGACGCCGTCGAGTGCCGAGGCCCACGCGCGCGCCGACGTCTCGATGTCCTTCGCCGCCAGCCATTCCAGGAATTCGCGGTACGGACTCGAATCCGGGGGCTCGGTGCGGATTTCGCCGTCTCGGTAAGCGGTGAAGAGTTCGCGCAGCAGAACGGGCATCGACCAGCCGTCCAGCACGATGTGGTGGGCCGTGATCGCCAGTTCGGCACGGTGCGGGCCTCGTGACAGCAGGGCGAACCGAATCAGCGGTGGGGCAGCCATGTCGAAGCGGGTGGTGCGGTCCGCGCGGAGAACCCGCTCGGCGTCGCTGTCCGTGACGTCGATGTGCTGCCAGCGCAGCGGCACCTCGTCGAGCACGAGTTGCACGGGAACGCCGCGGCCGTCGCGCACGAAGGCGGTGCGCAGATTCGCGTGCCCCGCGAGGACGGCGGTACACGCGTTCCGGAGTCGCTCAGGGTCGATCAGCCCGGACAGGGTCAGGATCACCTGCATCGCATACGGATCCGCGTCCGAGCCGGCGAGCGCCGCATGGAACAGCAGGCCCGACTGCAACGGCGTCAGCGGCCACACGTCGAGCAGTCCGGGATGCTCCCGTTCCCACGCCTCGATGTCGGCGCGGTCGACGGAGACGAGCGGCAGATCGGACGGGACGAGCCCGCTGCCGTGCGGAGAACGCGCCACCGCGGCGAGGGCGGTGAGCGCCCGCACCCAGAGGTCGGCCAGCGCCTGCACGTCCTCGGACGCAATCGCGTCGGCCGGGAACGCGAAGGTGGTGTCGAGGACACCGTCGGTCGTGGACGCCGTGATGTCGATCAGCGCGGTGACCGGCATCGACGGCTCCGCCGACGAGAACACGGCGGTGCCGTCACGCACCGGGCGCCACTCTGTACCGGTGCCGGCGATATCGAGGCGGCCGAGGTAGTTGAACGCGATCTGACCCTCGGGTCGCTCACCCAGCTGCCGCGCCGCGGCGTCCCCGAAGTACCGCAGCAACCCGTAACCGAGGCCCTTGCCGGGAACGGCACGCAGTTGTTCCTTGACCGCCGTGACCGCGGCACTCGCGGAACGGCCGCCCGCGAACGCTGCGTCGAGGTCCACTCCCGACAGGTCCAGGCGGATCGGGAAGATGCTGGTGAACCACCCCACGGTCCGGGAGACGTCGGCCCCGGGCAGGATCGATTCCTCGCGGCCGTGGCCCTCGAGTCTGATCACCGGCACGGTGGGCGACTGCCCCCGGCTGCGCTGCCACTGCGCCAGCGCGAGGGCGAGTGCGGTGAGCAGTGCGTCGTTGACGTCGCAGTGGAAGGCAGCCGGGAGGTCGGTCAGCACCGAGTGCGTTGCCGGCACCGCCGTGTGGATGCGGGAGACAGTCGAATTGACGTCGCGCCGCGCGTCGAGCGGCCGCGCCCCGAGCGACGGTTCGTCGCCTCCGGTCACGTCGCGCCAGAACGTGAGCTCCGACCTGAGGGCTGGGCGCCGCGCTTGCTCGATCAGTCCGTGCGACCACCGGCGCAGCGACGTGCCGATCGGCGGAAGGGTGAGCGTCTGTGCCTCCGCGGCGGCGAGGTCGCCGATCAGGATCCGCCACGAGACCCCGTCGATCACCAGGTGGTGGGCGACGAGGAGAAGCCGCCCGCGCGTGTCCGGACCGGGATCGAGCCAGACGCACTGCATCATCACGCCGAGAGCCGGATTCAACCGCCGGGCAGCCGCCTCGTATTCGTCCCGGGTGCGTTGCACCGCATCGGCGGGGTCGGGGAGCGGCACCCGGCGGATCGTGCCGTCCGGCAACGGTGCGCCGACCGGATTCGCAATGAGAAGCGCCGTCCCGTCGGAGCGGCGAACCAGGCGGGTCCGCAGGGCGTCGTGCCGGTCGACGACGGCGCCGATGACCCTGCCCAGTCGCTCGGCGTCCATTCCGGGTGGTAATTCCACCACCACCGCCTGCGCGTAGCGGTCGATGTCGCGAACCCGGTCGAGAAGGAATCGGGCAGCCGGGGTGAGCGGCATGTCGCCGATCCCGCCGCCGGGAAGCTCCTCGAGAGTCGGCCTGCCGGGGTCGTGACCGGCGATCGCACCGAGCCGGGAGATCGTCCGCTGCTCGAACACATCGCGCGGACTGAACGCGATCCCCGCACTCCGTGCCCGGGACGCCAACTGGATCGCCATGATGCTGTCGCCGCCGAGTGCGAAGAACGAGTCGTCCACACCGAAATCGGAGGGCCCGAGGATCTCGGTGTAGATGCCGTGCAGCGTCCGCTCCCGTGCATCGCGGGGCGCGGTCCGGATCGTCGACCGGAGGCCGACCGCGGGAAGCGCACTGCGGTCGAACTTGCTGGACGGGGTCAGTGGAATGTCGTCCAGCGCGACGATGGCGGCCGGCACGAGATGCGGGGGCAGTTCGGCGGTGAGGTACGAGAGCAACGCCTGCTCGCTCACATCCTTTCCCACCACATACGACACGAGCTGATCACCGGTGGCCTGCGAGCGAATCACGGTGACGGCGAAACGAACAGCCGGGTGGCGGCGCAGGGTGGCGTCGATCTCTCCGGGTTCGACGCGCAGACCGCGGAGATTCACCTGTTCGTCGCTGCGGCCGAGATATTCGAGTTCGTGGTCGCGAGTCCAGCGGACGGTGTCGCCCGTGCGGTACATGCGGGTGCCGGGCGGTCCGTAGGGGTCGGCGACGAACCGCTCCGACGTCTGCCGCGCCCTGCGATGGTAGCCGCGGGCCAAGGCCGTACCCGCGACGTACAGTTCGCCGAGCACACCGACCGGGACCGGGCGGAGCCTGTGGTCGAGAACCACCGCTCGCGTCCCGCGGATCGGCCGGCCGACGGTGACCGGGCCCGCCGCGGGGAGGGGATCGCCGACGGTCGCCATCACGGTGGTCTCGGCCGGTCCGTACGCGTCGATGACCGAGCACCGGGAGGCCCACCGGGACAACAGCTCCGGGGGGCACGCCTCACCGGCGACGACGAGGACGCGGAGACCGTCGACCTCGCCGGGGTCGATCGACGCCAGGACGGACGGGGTGATCACCGCGTGCGTGATGCGCTCGGCTGTCATCAGCTGTGCGAGTAGTGTTCCTCCGTACACCGAGGCCGGGGCGACCACGAGCGTGGCACCGGAGCCGAAGGCCATCAGCAGCTCGAAGATCGAGGCGTCGAAGCTCGGCGACGCGACGTGCAGAACTCGTGCCGAACTGTCGAGGTCGAGTCGAGTGCGCTGTGCAGAAACGAGATCGGCGATCCCGCGGTGGGTGACCGCCACCCCCTTGGGTGCGCCGGTCGACCCCGACGTGTAGATGAGATAGGCGACGTCGTCGAGTCGTGTTGCCCGGGCGAGTAACTCGGGTTCGGCTCCGTCGGTGTCGTCGAGCAGAAGCCATTCGGTCGTGTCCGGCAAACTCGAC
It includes:
- a CDS encoding non-ribosomal peptide synthetase, coding for MSSPTSVGPGDSSAHAFPLSPAQRGMWLAQHVDPAVPVSVAQYVDIRGELDRDVLTAACAQAADEFESSFLTISETDGEPVQRVEPGLGVTVGYVDFRDAPDSAASAHAWMRTETAAPIDVRRERLVVTYVLQVGTNHYFWYSRAHHIALDGYGSITMVYRVAALYSATVRGLPPPPNKAVGLRRIHELEIGYRESTRRESDRDYWSETMRGVTHSSTLARGSAPATADSRSVSGTLTTETVDQLEKCAAVHGANPATLAVAAVAGYLARMSGEDDVTLSLPVSARTTAALRRSGGMVSNVVPLRIASAGARTVGDLVSRTRLAMSGALRHQRYRHEDIRADLGLSPSGPRLFGPPVNIMLFSEEIELGALKGHLQVLSSGPIEDLLVNLYRYGPRGQLHLDFKANPRLYSPDDVEGHHTRFLRYFRHFLGADASLPVGELPVLTDDETAALVPANGPPGSAPVTLPDVFRAAAAQDPDATAVVCSGRGITYRDLDAGSDRIAAALAQFGVGSGDVVALAFPRSLDYVCAVWAVAKTGAAFLPVDPTYPVARVRHMLDDSRATVGLTTAQYSSSLPDTTEWLLLDDTDGAEPELLARATRLDDVAYLIYTSGSTGAPKGVAVTHRGIADLVSAQRTRLDLDSSARVLHVASPSFDASIFELLMAFGSGATLVVAPASVYGGTLLAQLMTAERITHAVITPSVLASIDPGEVDGLRVLVVAGEACPPELLSRWASRCSVIDAYGPAETTVMATVGDPLPAAGPVTVGRPIRGTRAVVLDHRLRPVPVGVLGELYVAGTALARGYHRRARQTSERFVADPYGPPGTRMYRTGDTVRWTRDHELEYLGRSDEQVNLRGLRVEPGEIDATLRRHPAVRFAVTVIRSQATGDQLVSYVVGKDVSEQALLSYLTAELPPHLVPAAIVALDDIPLTPSSKFDRSALPAVGLRSTIRTAPRDARERTLHGIYTEILGPSDFGVDDSFFALGGDSIMAIQLASRARSAGIAFSPRDVFEQRTISRLGAIAGHDPGRPTLEELPGGGIGDMPLTPAARFLLDRVRDIDRYAQAVVVELPPGMDAERLGRVIGAVVDRHDALRTRLVRRSDGTALLIANPVGAPLPDGTIRRVPLPDPADAVQRTRDEYEAAARRLNPALGVMMQCVWLDPGPDTRGRLLLVAHHLVIDGVSWRILIGDLAAAEAQTLTLPPIGTSLRRWSHGLIEQARRPALRSELTFWRDVTGGDEPSLGARPLDARRDVNSTVSRIHTAVPATHSVLTDLPAAFHCDVNDALLTALALALAQWQRSRGQSPTVPVIRLEGHGREESILPGADVSRTVGWFTSIFPIRLDLSGVDLDAAFAGGRSASAAVTAVKEQLRAVPGKGLGYGLLRYFGDAAARQLGERPEGQIAFNYLGRLDIAGTGTEWRPVRDGTAVFSSAEPSMPVTALIDITASTTDGVLDTTFAFPADAIASEDVQALADLWVRALTALAAVARSPHGSGLVPSDLPLVSVDRADIEAWEREHPGLLDVWPLTPLQSGLLFHAALAGSDADPYAMQVILTLSGLIDPERLRNACTAVLAGHANLRTAFVRDGRGVPVQLVLDEVPLRWQHIDVTDSDAERVLRADRTTRFDMAAPPLIRFALLSRGPHRAELAITAHHIVLDGWSMPVLLRELFTAYRDGEIRTEPPDSSPYREFLEWLAAKDIETSARAWASALDGVTEPAAPEERTVVTSAAVLELSEDDTAALTARATELGITLSTAVQAAWGIVLGQTTGRDDVVIGATVSGRPPELAGVEGAVGLFVNTVPVRIPLDPDAEAATLLTRLQADHVRLLEHHYLGLADIQRAVGVAPLFDTLVAFESYPVDRTAQSETVDGVALDAVRAHDSSHYTVTLAATVAGTLRLTANCRSPRYDGNALLARMGRALDHIARNPHQAVGRFDLLGEAEKHRVLRTWNATDVPVPRVTLVDLFDAQVARSPAAVAMVFGADPLTYAEFDAQANRLARHLVARGVGPETVVGVSIPRSPRLLVALYAVLKAGGAYVPVDPEHPFAHRALVVDSAAPALLLTSGNHTAPDGVTVLDLDLLDVSGYDPAPVTDSVRHSPLHPANAAYVIFTSGSTGRPKGVTVTHAMMVNQFRWAQTQTPLDGSDAVLHKTPLTFDISAWELFWPLQTGARVVIAEPGGHRDPRYLARIVERESITTLHFVPSMLEAFVEQCGRRTPATLRRVFSAGESLSTATASRFTEHSTAALFNWYGPCEAAAATSEPFDGNDFGSSVALGRPVQNIRTYVLDSRLRPVPVGTRGELYLAGTLARGYAGRPDLTAERFLADPYDGRGGRMYRTGDAVRWNDTGRLEYLGRTDFQIKLRGQRIEPGEIEAALTSDPAVTQAAVIVQRHPDSGDRLIAYLVAAESEYLDEARISERLADLLPAHMIPSTFVALPALPVTTSGKLDRAALPDPSTTVMSDPPATPVEDVVAFVFAEVTGSGQIGRNANFFAAGGNSLTAAQVVARVGAALGTTLELRELFDHPTVAGLSGHLATRTHETERAPLVPRPPAAHVPLSLAQQRLWFLNRLDGRSATDTIPVVLRLTGTLDESALCAAVGDVIERHEPLRTVYPDHDGIPCQHVLAASAVPPCTVRRTTDAAARVRDLVSAGFDLTTEPPMRTELLAVRDHEWVLALIVHHISADGFSLGPLARDVMAAYRARARGETPAWTPLPVRYSDYSLWQRERRDGQQSLAYWTRTLSGMSGTLPLPFDRARPAVATHRGAHIEFGLDTETHRRIRALARTHDATPFMVLHAALAVLAARLSGTPDIIVGTPIAGRGPRALDDLVGMFVNTLVLRTLVASGDPFGDVLDRVRGVDLDAYTHADVPFEEVVEAVAPARSRSRNPLFQLAFAYHNTAPVAVDLPDVSARIVEVDTGTAKFDLQLTVTESVDENGPGPLACVFTYATDLFDDTTVSGFAARFRRVLGAALAPPPVVVGDIDLLDDEERQAARHTSAPSLPQRTLPDLMSAAVERNPDGPALTADGRSMTYRKLDAESNRLARALMRRGVGPETVVALGLSRSALSVVSVWAVAKTGAAFVPVDPRYPTARIAYLVNDSGAVHGLTTAPDRESLPDATDWLLLDTPDFRTECHGYSSGPIIDADRVQPLEARHPAYVIYTSGSTGTPKGVVVTHTGLADFTAEQRERYSVTASSRTLHGSSPGFDGAVLEMLLALGAGACMVIAPPTVYGDDPLTDLLAGERISHLFTTPTVLATVDPGALRDVRTVVVGGEPCPPELAVVWAARTHLSLFNGYGPTETTVMTTISDPLAAGGPVTIGRPVRGAAVLLLDSRLHPVPAGVAGELYVCGPGVARGYHRRPGLTAARFVACPFGTAGERMYRTGDVGRRHRDGSIEYLHRNDSQVELRGVRIELGEIDATLRTHPSVQFAATDVRALRDGVDALVSYVLPARGRTVDPDQLIRFVSERLPTPLVPAAVVEVATVPLTGNGKLDRAALPDPAPADTGFEAPHTPAERAVATVFAEVLGLDLVGRDANFFALGGTSLSATRAASRIGAALQTTVPVRAVFDAPTVSALAADVTDRTEGAAHAALSVRPRPPRVPLSPAQQRLWFLSRLAPGSPEYTIPMVLRLTGSLDVVALGAAVADVVGRHEPLRTLYPDSDGVAYQQVVPVSQAAPPLEPIPVSHGDVEARVATFASQGFALGAEPPIRARLFAPAPDDWVLAVMVHHISADGYSVPLLVRDLMTAYEARISGAAPRWAELPVQYADYTLWQHEVLGDRDDPHSVAARELSYWTDTLSGAPEQLPLPTDRSHPAVASHRGGTVEFALDDDLYRAVEHTASARAVTPFMVVHAAFAVLLTRLGGSTDIVVGTPVAGRGDQALDALVGMFVNNLVLRTEVIPAESFAELLARVREDDLDAFAHSTVPFETVVDALRPARSRARNPLFQVALAFQNLDHIPLALPGLQVSEMIPAVRSARFDLQLTVVAGPDPSAEHIRRTAVFTYATDLFDHHTVVEIGERFLRTLSEAVAQPDLAVGDLALVDPDPVVPTAAPSSGDTLVDLLDRQVAATPDATAVISGDEALTYREVDETVNRLARHLIGIGVGPESMVGLAIRRSVDLLAGMYAVAKTGAAYVPIDPDHPARRNAEVIRSSGAHVVLTTERDRFDISDVLPPETRLVVVDRLDLADVDPSPISDHDRIAPLREQNPAYVIHTSGSTGTPKGVVVTHAAVVSFLRWRQDTDPLGADDTVMLKLQYTFDASVREFWWPLIAGARLVIARPDGHRDPRHLAELIGRHGVTAGYFLPLMLAEILAIPDADLTSLRQVSCGGETLPPDTAHNFHARCPDAVLYNEYGPTETAVAVTRAVVGGVDAAVPIGVPQSGIGALVLDSRLHPVPVGVPGELYLAGAQLARGYLGQPGVTAARFPAAPWGPPGSRMYRTGDVVRRRRDGTLDYLGRRDLQVKIRGQRVELEEIEAALRRHDAVAYSAAAVYESANDGARLVGYVVPRPGLVVDTRTVSAELAQRLPRYMVPNQIVVLDALPSTPHGKLDRRALPDPGVPRAQRFRPPATRTEKLVTAVFGDVLGAGLVGLDDNFFELGGNSLSATRAASQLHAATDVEVRLEWFFTDATAEGIAGRISSSVAATTAALGVLLPLHPDGARDPLFCIHPAIGLAWCYSGLSAHLGPDRPVYGVQSPAVTGPGERFTTIAQRAHRYVREIRQVQPRGPYHLLGYSVGGVIAHAMAVELRLLGEEIGLLAMIDSYASAERDIPAPTLPDLLREFGDGASDQLGPEHLSRLYADYIDVIDAAAEFRPERFDGALLFFEASGDAAQPVSASATWRPWIADDIVAHPVDHPHARMTDPQAIAVIGPILAGHLGTGSATDGSENPPPAQRETAQRHE